The Lemur catta isolate mLemCat1 chromosome X, mLemCat1.pri, whole genome shotgun sequence genome has a window encoding:
- the LOC123628265 gene encoding ferritin heavy chain-like, producing the protein MAAISQVRHNYHPDCEAAVNSHINLELRASYAHLSMAFYFDRDDVALKHFSRYFLRRSHQEREHAEELMGLQNRRGGRICLGDIRKPHEDDWEGGLQAMTCAFHLQKIINQSLLELHELATDKGDVQLCRFLESHCLQEPVKTIEELGGYLTNLRNMGAPDAGLAEYLFDELTLGVGGDHKEN; encoded by the coding sequence ATGGCCGCCATCTCTCAGGTGCGCCACAACTACCACCCCGACTGTGAGGCCGCCGTCAACAGCCACATCAACCTGGAGCTCCGCGCCTCCTACGCGCACCTCTCCATGGCCTTCTACTTCGACCGCGACGACGTGGCCCTGAAGCACTTCTCCCGCTACTTCCTGCGCCGGTCGCACCAGGAGAGGGAGCACGCTGAGGAGCTGATGGGCCTGCAGAACCGGCGCGGTGGCCGCATCTGCCTTGGCGACATCAGGAAGCCCCACGAGGATGACTGGGAGGGCGGCCTGCAGGCCATGACGTGCGCCTTCCACCTGCAGAAGATCATCAACCAGAGCCTCCTGGAGCTGCACGAGCTGGCCACCGACAAGGGCGACGTGCAGCTCTGCCGCTTCCTGGAGAGCCACTGCCTGCAGGAGCCCGTCAAGACCATCGAGGAGCTGGGTGGCTACCTCACCAACCTGCGCAACATGGGGGCCCCGGACGCCGGCCTGGCAGAGTACCTCTTTGACGAGCTGACCCTGGGCGTCGGCGGCGACCACAAGGAGAACTGA